In Chitinophagaceae bacterium, the genomic window CATTTAAAAATGCTATTGGCCAGGAAGAAAAAGCTGCAAGCAATATTGACCTTAGCCTTCCCGGCAGCCCATTGCCACAGGGAACACGGCACCCTATTAGCATTGTTCAAAATAAAATTCTTACCATTTTTCAAAGGCTGGGTTTTGCTATTGCCGAAGGGCCGGAAATAGAAGACGACTGGCATAACTTTAGCGCATTAAATATGCCACAAAACCACCCGGCAAGGGATATGCAGGATACCTTTTACATTAACGAAAGCCCTGCATGGCTACTGCGTACACATACCAGTAGTGTACAAATAAGGGAAATGGAAAAAGGTATTTTCCCTTTACGGATTATTTGCCCGGGAAGAGTGTACCGTAATGAAACCATTAGCGCAAGGGCACATTGCTTTTTTAACCAGGTAGAAGGCTTGTATATTGCCGAAAATGTATCTTTTGCCGACCTGAAACAAACGCTTTACTTTTTTGTTCAGGAAATGTTTGGAAACGATTTTAAAATACGTTTCCGCCCATCTTATTTTCCTTTTACAGAACCAAGTGCAGAAATGGATATTAGTTGCCTGCTGTGTAAAGGCGCCGGGTGCAATGTGTGTAAAAAAACGGGCTGGGTAGAAATTTTAGGTTGCGGCATGGTAAACCCCAAGGTACTGGAAAATTGCAATATTGACAGCAACAAATACACCGGATTTGCTTTTGGTATGGGTATTGAAAGAATTACCATGCTTAAATACCAGGTAAAAGACCTCAGGCTTTTTAGTGAAAACGATGCAAGGTTTCTCGACCAGTTTATTACTGCGGTTTAAATATATTGTAGCCTATAATTTTACTTATGATCCAATCTGTTTCTGTTGTTGGCGCCGGTACCATGGGCAGCAGTATTGCCCTCGCAGCTGCAATTAAGCAATTGCCTGTAATACTTTGCGATATTAATATTGAAGTACTGGATAAAGCCAAAAATACGATTATAAGAAACCTGCAAACCCTTGTTGAAAAACAAAAAATAAGCGTTGAACAAAAGGAAGCCGCATGGAACAGGATTAGTTTTACCCAATTTGTAAGCGACTGTAAAACACAATTGATAATTGAAGCAATAGTAGAAAAACTGGAAGTAAAGATTGCTTTATTTCAACAACTGGCTTTAGTTAACGGCCAGCATACCATATTAGCCAGCAATACATCTTCTCTTTCCATTGCCTCTATACAAAATGCCATACCACACCCCGAAAGAATTGCCGGCTTACATTTTTTTAACCCGGCACATATAATGAAATTGGTGGAAGTAGTAAAAGCACACAACACCTCTGATAATACAGCCTTACAGCTTTTACAATTTTGCAAATTCATCAATAAAATTCCTGTACTTTGTAAAGATGCACCGGGCTTTATTGTAAACCGTGTGGCCAGGCATTATTACCTGGAAGCCATGCACCTGGTACAAACAGGCAATACAACTATAGAGCAGGCAGATGAAGCGCTTGAAAATGCCGGTTTTAAAATGGGGC contains:
- the pheS gene encoding phenylalanine--tRNA ligase subunit alpha; this encodes MQELLNKLAAYKNEINAENVATKDALEAFRIKYLGTKGLVKNVMGEMKTVTPENKREAGQALNDFKIFIEEKFEAFKNAIGQEEKAASNIDLSLPGSPLPQGTRHPISIVQNKILTIFQRLGFAIAEGPEIEDDWHNFSALNMPQNHPARDMQDTFYINESPAWLLRTHTSSVQIREMEKGIFPLRIICPGRVYRNETISARAHCFFNQVEGLYIAENVSFADLKQTLYFFVQEMFGNDFKIRFRPSYFPFTEPSAEMDISCLLCKGAGCNVCKKTGWVEILGCGMVNPKVLENCNIDSNKYTGFAFGMGIERITMLKYQVKDLRLFSENDARFLDQFITAV
- a CDS encoding 3-hydroxybutyryl-CoA dehydrogenase, which gives rise to MIQSVSVVGAGTMGSSIALAAAIKQLPVILCDINIEVLDKAKNTIIRNLQTLVEKQKISVEQKEAAWNRISFTQFVSDCKTQLIIEAIVEKLEVKIALFQQLALVNGQHTILASNTSSLSIASIQNAIPHPERIAGLHFFNPAHIMKLVEVVKAHNTSDNTALQLLQFCKFINKIPVLCKDAPGFIVNRVARHYYLEAMHLVQTGNTTIEQADEALENAGFKMGPFKLMDLIGLDINLAVSQSLFEAFNHAPRFTPSPLQLEKVKNNELGRKTGKGFYTYK